One genomic segment of Mycolicibacterium psychrotolerans includes these proteins:
- a CDS encoding carbohydrate kinase family protein: MRALVIGEALIDIVERDGNVTGEYVGGSPLNVAVGLGRLGRPVDFLTHIATDTRGQRIRDYVEASGVQLVSGSLSAERTPTARAMLDPAGTATYTFDIDWQLSGTPEAATPAVLHTGSIATVLEPGCLATAALVEAYRPSATITFDPNIRPALIDDPDAARSRVDRLLERADVVKVSDEDLRWLEPVRTPEEVASAWLGAGPSVVVVTEGADGAVAMCRAGKVRVPAGNVQVVDTVGAGDAFMTGLIDALWSLDLLGAQRRSRLRAIGTDALTTAVRAATLTAAVTVTRSGADLPDRASLRHAAESSDILG, translated from the coding sequence ATGCGGGCACTGGTCATCGGCGAGGCGCTGATCGACATCGTCGAGCGCGACGGCAACGTCACCGGAGAGTATGTCGGCGGTAGTCCACTCAATGTCGCGGTCGGGCTGGGCCGGCTCGGCCGGCCGGTCGATTTCCTGACCCACATCGCGACCGACACCCGCGGACAGCGGATCCGGGATTACGTCGAAGCATCTGGCGTGCAGTTGGTTTCGGGCAGCCTGTCCGCCGAGCGCACGCCGACGGCGCGCGCGATGCTGGACCCCGCGGGCACGGCGACCTACACCTTCGACATCGACTGGCAGCTCAGCGGTACGCCCGAGGCGGCGACCCCGGCAGTCCTGCACACCGGGTCGATCGCGACGGTCCTCGAGCCCGGCTGCCTCGCCACCGCGGCCCTGGTCGAGGCGTACCGCCCGTCGGCGACCATCACCTTCGACCCGAACATCCGCCCCGCCCTGATCGACGACCCGGATGCCGCGCGGTCGCGCGTCGACCGGCTGCTGGAACGGGCCGATGTCGTCAAGGTCAGCGACGAGGACCTGCGCTGGCTGGAGCCGGTTCGAACACCCGAGGAGGTCGCCTCGGCCTGGCTCGGAGCCGGTCCGTCGGTGGTGGTGGTGACCGAGGGCGCCGACGGCGCAGTGGCGATGTGTCGCGCAGGGAAAGTCCGGGTACCTGCAGGAAATGTGCAGGTGGTGGACACCGTGGGCGCGGGAGACGCGTTCATGACCGGGTTGATCGACGCGTTGTGGTCGCTCGATCTGCTCGGCGCGCAGCGGCGCTCGCGACTGCGCGCCATCGGCACCGACGCGCTCACCACCGCGGTCCGGGCCGCGACGCTCACCGCAGCGGTGACCGTGACCCGTTCCGGCGCGGACCTTCCCGACCGCGCCAGCCTCCGCCATGCGGCCGAATCATCGGACATACTGGGCTGA
- a CDS encoding aromatic ring-hydroxylating oxygenase subunit alpha, with product MTFLPGLPAPCDDDSLTERALRHALDGTTDMADRELRVPLHYYRDPKITDVEESQILRRVPLAIVPSAQLPQPNDFVVRSVLGTSLLVTRDGAGTSRVLLNYCRHRGAMPACGAGNASRFVCPYHAWTYRNTGELFMVPGRAGFDSMNRKDYGLVELPSLEKHGFIWAVLTADAAIDVDAHLGPVGAELARWDYPSYGFHAEREFQSDVSWKGALEAFAEGYHFPFVHGQSLIGQNTLADTAIYDEYGRHHRIGFPFTWIMNLEGDTAAPRDPSANMGVIYWIYPNLILANSPVGVEIIDILPVGEPTRCTVRHSWMARVPAHNDEMRAAYDAVYDGVHAAVRDEDFAMLPQCGQGVRHGQHDHMIIGRNEIAVQHMIKVFADELGVALS from the coding sequence ATGACCTTCCTCCCCGGCCTTCCCGCGCCCTGCGACGACGACTCTCTGACCGAGCGGGCGCTCAGGCATGCACTCGACGGCACCACCGACATGGCCGACCGTGAACTTCGCGTGCCACTGCACTACTACCGGGATCCGAAGATCACCGACGTGGAGGAATCGCAGATCCTGCGACGCGTCCCGCTGGCCATCGTGCCGTCGGCGCAACTGCCGCAACCGAACGACTTCGTCGTCCGGTCGGTGCTCGGGACCTCACTGTTGGTCACCCGCGACGGCGCGGGCACCAGTCGCGTTCTGTTGAACTATTGCCGCCACCGAGGTGCCATGCCCGCCTGCGGTGCGGGCAATGCGTCGCGCTTCGTCTGCCCGTACCACGCATGGACGTACAGGAACACCGGTGAGCTGTTCATGGTGCCGGGCAGGGCGGGCTTCGACTCGATGAACCGGAAGGACTACGGACTGGTCGAACTACCGTCGCTGGAGAAGCACGGGTTCATCTGGGCGGTGCTGACCGCTGACGCGGCGATCGACGTCGACGCGCACCTCGGCCCCGTCGGCGCCGAACTCGCACGGTGGGACTACCCGTCCTACGGCTTCCACGCCGAGCGGGAATTCCAGTCCGACGTCTCGTGGAAGGGGGCGCTGGAGGCTTTCGCCGAGGGCTACCACTTTCCGTTCGTGCACGGGCAGAGCCTGATCGGTCAGAACACCCTTGCCGACACCGCGATCTACGACGAGTACGGCAGGCACCACCGCATCGGCTTCCCGTTCACGTGGATCATGAACCTCGAGGGCGATACCGCCGCCCCGCGGGATCCATCGGCGAACATGGGGGTGATCTATTGGATCTATCCCAACCTGATCCTCGCCAACAGCCCTGTGGGCGTGGAGATCATCGACATCCTGCCCGTCGGCGAACCGACCCGCTGCACCGTCAGGCACAGTTGGATGGCCCGCGTCCCCGCCCATAACGACGAGATGCGTGCTGCGTACGACGCCGTCTACGACGGGGTGCACGCCGCGGTCCGCGACGAGGACTTCGCGATGCTGCCGCAGTGCGGACAGGGCGTGCGCCACGGCCAGCACGACCATATGATCATCGGCCGCAACGAAATCGCCGTTCAGCACATGATCAAGGTCTTCGCCGACGAATTGGGCGTCGCGCTGTCCTGA
- a CDS encoding ATP-dependent DNA ligase, with product MVDCVGRVKLTNPDKVLYPATGTTKAEIFDYYVEVAAAMLPHIAERAVTRKRWPNGVAEGSFFEKQLASSAPEWLDRGTIAHKSGTTTYPVIDTVEGLAWIAQQAALEVHVPQWRFVDQKVGPATRIVFDLDPGEGVSMRQLCQVAHEVRDLIADIGLQTFPLTSGSKGLHLYVPLDDPISSRGASVLAKRVAVQLEQTMPTKVTATMTKSLREGKVFLDWSQNNGNKTTIAPYSLRGREHPTVAAPRTWDEITDPDLRHLTFDEVLDRLDRDGDLLADLDPALPAPDRLTTYRGMRDTAKTPEPVPADAPRVGNNDKFVIQEHHARRLHYDFRLERDGVLVSWAVPKNLPDTPSENHLAVHTEDHPMEYLTFAGEIPKGEYGGGEVYIWDTGTYETEKFNDNPPDGPGRGGEVIVTLHGDKIEGRYALIQTDGKNWLAHRMKDQKRAAFAELLPMLTTEGSVERLTEKQWAFEGKWDGYRVLVEADHGTLAVRSRRGRDVTGEYPQFQALAADLAEHHVILDGEAVALDESGVPSFREMQNRKRSTRVEFWAFDIVFLDGRSLMRAKYSDRRRLLEALADQGGIIVPPQIDGDGPDALAYAEEQRWEGVVAKKRDSTYQPGRRSAAWIKDKLWNTQEVVIGGWREGNGGRTSGLGALLLGIPTEDGLQFVGRVGTGFTEKELAALRTTLAPLHTDESPFATELPRPDAKGVTFVRPELVGEVRYSERTGDDRLRQASWRGLRPDKTPDEVVWE from the coding sequence GTGGTGGATTGTGTGGGCCGGGTGAAGCTGACCAACCCGGACAAGGTGCTGTACCCGGCGACGGGCACCACCAAGGCGGAGATCTTCGACTACTACGTCGAGGTGGCAGCCGCGATGCTGCCGCACATTGCCGAGCGCGCGGTGACGCGTAAACGCTGGCCCAACGGCGTGGCCGAGGGCTCCTTCTTCGAGAAACAGCTGGCCTCGTCGGCGCCGGAGTGGCTGGACCGCGGCACGATCGCGCACAAGTCGGGCACCACCACCTATCCGGTCATCGACACGGTCGAAGGGCTGGCCTGGATCGCGCAGCAGGCCGCGCTCGAAGTGCATGTACCGCAATGGCGGTTCGTGGACCAGAAGGTGGGGCCGGCGACGCGCATCGTGTTCGATCTCGACCCCGGCGAGGGGGTGTCGATGCGGCAGCTGTGCCAGGTGGCCCACGAAGTGCGCGATCTGATCGCCGACATCGGCCTGCAGACGTTCCCGCTGACGAGCGGTAGCAAGGGGCTGCATCTGTATGTGCCGCTCGATGACCCGATCAGTTCGCGGGGTGCGTCCGTGCTCGCCAAACGTGTGGCCGTGCAACTCGAGCAGACGATGCCCACGAAGGTCACCGCGACGATGACCAAGAGTCTGCGCGAGGGGAAGGTCTTCCTCGACTGGAGCCAGAACAACGGGAACAAGACGACCATCGCGCCGTATTCGCTTCGGGGGCGGGAACATCCGACCGTGGCGGCGCCGCGGACCTGGGACGAGATCACCGATCCCGACCTGCGCCACCTGACCTTCGACGAGGTGCTCGACCGGCTGGACCGTGACGGGGACCTGCTGGCCGACCTCGATCCGGCGCTGCCCGCCCCCGACCGGCTCACCACCTACCGCGGGATGCGCGACACCGCGAAGACCCCGGAGCCCGTGCCTGCCGACGCCCCGCGGGTAGGGAACAATGACAAGTTCGTCATCCAGGAACACCATGCGCGCCGGCTGCACTACGACTTCCGGCTGGAACGCGACGGTGTCCTGGTCAGCTGGGCGGTGCCGAAGAACCTGCCCGACACCCCCTCGGAGAACCACCTCGCCGTGCACACCGAGGACCATCCGATGGAGTATCTGACGTTCGCCGGCGAGATCCCGAAGGGCGAGTACGGCGGCGGCGAGGTCTACATCTGGGACACCGGCACCTACGAGACCGAGAAGTTCAACGACAACCCGCCCGACGGTCCCGGCCGCGGCGGCGAGGTGATCGTCACGCTGCACGGCGACAAGATCGAGGGCCGCTACGCGCTGATCCAGACCGACGGCAAGAACTGGCTGGCGCACCGGATGAAGGACCAGAAGCGCGCCGCGTTCGCCGAACTGCTCCCGATGCTGACCACCGAGGGATCGGTCGAGCGACTCACCGAGAAGCAGTGGGCGTTCGAGGGCAAGTGGGACGGATACCGGGTTCTGGTCGAGGCGGACCACGGCACACTGGCCGTGCGGTCCCGCCGGGGCCGCGACGTGACCGGCGAGTATCCCCAATTCCAAGCGCTGGCAGCCGATCTGGCCGAGCATCACGTCATCCTCGACGGGGAGGCGGTGGCTCTGGACGAGTCCGGAGTGCCCAGTTTTCGCGAGATGCAGAACCGCAAGCGGTCCACGCGGGTCGAGTTCTGGGCCTTCGACATCGTCTTCCTCGACGGCCGATCGCTGATGCGGGCCAAGTACTCCGACCGCAGGCGGCTGCTCGAGGCGCTCGCCGACCAGGGCGGGATCATCGTGCCCCCGCAGATCGACGGTGACGGCCCCGACGCGCTGGCCTACGCCGAGGAGCAGCGCTGGGAAGGGGTGGTCGCCAAGAAGCGGGATTCCACCTACCAGCCGGGGCGCCGGTCCGCCGCATGGATCAAGGACAAGCTGTGGAACACCCAGGAGGTGGTCATCGGAGGCTGGCGTGAGGGCAACGGCGGGCGCACCAGCGGACTGGGCGCCCTGCTGCTCGGCATCCCGACCGAGGATGGTCTGCAGTTCGTCGGCCGGGTCGGCACCGGTTTCACCGAGAAGGAGCTGGCTGCGCTGCGCACAACGCTCGCTCCACTGCACACCGACGAATCACCCTTCGCCACAGAGCTTCCCAGACCGGACGCCAAGGGCGTCACCTTCGTCCGCCCCGAACTGGTCGGGGAGGTCCGGTACAGCGAGCGCACCGGTGACGACCGGCTGCGTCAGGCCAGCTGGCGGGGCCTGCGGCCGGACAAGACGCCCGACGAGGTGGTGTGGGAATAG
- the rnhA gene encoding ribonuclease HI, giving the protein MTSEPVVIHTDGGCRPNPGPGGWGAVLRHREHVREMCGGEPGQTSNNRMELTAPIMALEALTRPMSVHLFTDSTYVRNGITKWVVGWERNGWMTAAKQPVKNVDLWQRLQLACARHRVEWFWVKGHSGVGDNELADVLATRGMQAALGALA; this is encoded by the coding sequence ATGACCTCCGAGCCCGTGGTGATCCACACCGACGGTGGGTGCCGCCCCAACCCCGGCCCGGGCGGCTGGGGCGCGGTGCTGCGTCATCGCGAGCACGTCCGCGAGATGTGCGGTGGCGAACCGGGCCAGACGAGCAACAACCGGATGGAGCTGACGGCGCCGATCATGGCGCTCGAGGCGCTCACCCGGCCGATGTCGGTGCATCTCTTCACCGACAGCACCTACGTCCGTAACGGCATCACCAAGTGGGTGGTCGGCTGGGAACGCAACGGCTGGATGACCGCGGCCAAGCAGCCGGTGAAGAACGTCGATTTGTGGCAGCGGCTGCAGCTCGCCTGTGCGCGGCACCGGGTCGAGTGGTTCTGGGTGAAGGGACACTCGGGCGTCGGGGACAACGAACTGGCGGACGTGCTGGCGACCCGCGGCATGCAGGCCGCGCTGGGCGCCCTTGCCTGA
- a CDS encoding MarR family winged helix-turn-helix transcriptional regulator, producing MKEAMGGRAASGASAQRAGRLADAFGRAGKSVVRAFDDRLGEHGVSTPRSKLLAEVARMQPVRLADLAREVGISQGTASTLVEALVRDGLVARGVDDNDRRAIRLTTTPEGEAQARNWLRDYVVVAGEIFSCLTTEEQRQLTRLLDRIAESLDPPA from the coding sequence GTGAAAGAGGCGATGGGTGGGCGCGCTGCGTCAGGTGCATCGGCGCAGCGCGCGGGGCGCCTGGCCGATGCGTTCGGACGCGCAGGCAAATCGGTTGTGCGGGCCTTCGACGACCGCCTGGGGGAGCACGGCGTCTCGACTCCTAGATCCAAATTGCTCGCCGAAGTGGCCCGGATGCAACCGGTCCGGCTCGCGGATCTCGCCCGGGAGGTCGGAATCAGCCAGGGCACTGCGTCGACTCTGGTGGAGGCGCTCGTCCGCGACGGACTGGTCGCCCGCGGCGTCGACGACAACGACCGCCGCGCAATACGCCTGACGACCACGCCCGAGGGCGAGGCGCAAGCGCGAAACTGGCTCCGCGACTACGTCGTCGTCGCGGGGGAGATCTTCAGCTGCCTCACAACCGAGGAACAACGTCAGCTGACCCGACTGCTCGATCGGATTGCCGAGTCTCTGGACCCTCCGGCTTAG
- a CDS encoding NAD-dependent epimerase/dehydratase family protein yields the protein MQVFVTGGSGFVGQHLVRRLVGAGHDVRALARTDSAAELVGRAGAEPVLGDLSELVNSDPPPHWTSAMRGVDAVVHGAAYMAFWGPDDVFRRANLGPSVALHQVAASSGVKRFVLISAASVASGTQRALVVDEHTDEGRPNIAYSRIKLATERILLSAVTPTMTTVALRPPFIWGGGMSTLDQFVAAVEAGRFSWIDNGRHTVDFVHVDNLAEAVRLALTHGGAGRAYYITDGTPMPARDLFTPLLATQGVDVSAARSVPFALAAPLGALLETGARLLRRPEPPILTNWITTFMGRDRSYDITAARTDLGYTPSVNLADGLAEMADSLPR from the coding sequence ATGCAAGTTTTCGTCACGGGTGGCAGTGGATTCGTCGGGCAGCACCTGGTCAGGCGGCTGGTCGGCGCGGGTCACGACGTGCGTGCGCTCGCCCGCACGGACAGCGCCGCCGAACTCGTCGGTCGGGCCGGGGCCGAGCCAGTTCTCGGTGACCTGTCGGAACTGGTCAACAGTGATCCCCCACCGCACTGGACGTCGGCAATGCGCGGCGTTGATGCCGTCGTGCATGGCGCCGCCTACATGGCGTTCTGGGGTCCTGATGATGTCTTCCGCCGGGCCAACCTCGGGCCCAGTGTCGCCCTCCACCAGGTCGCCGCGTCCTCTGGAGTGAAGAGGTTCGTCTTGATCAGCGCCGCCAGCGTGGCCAGCGGCACCCAGCGCGCGCTGGTCGTCGACGAGCACACCGATGAAGGTCGGCCCAATATCGCCTACAGCCGCATCAAGCTCGCCACCGAGCGCATCCTGCTCAGCGCGGTCACACCGACGATGACGACGGTGGCGCTTCGGCCACCGTTCATCTGGGGTGGGGGCATGTCCACCCTGGACCAGTTCGTCGCAGCGGTGGAAGCCGGCCGGTTCAGCTGGATCGACAACGGCAGGCACACGGTCGACTTCGTCCACGTCGACAACCTCGCCGAGGCCGTCCGCCTCGCACTCACCCACGGCGGTGCCGGTCGCGCGTACTACATCACGGACGGCACGCCCATGCCGGCGCGGGATCTCTTCACCCCGCTACTGGCCACCCAGGGGGTCGACGTGAGCGCGGCCCGCAGTGTTCCGTTCGCGTTGGCGGCCCCCCTCGGGGCGCTCCTTGAAACAGGGGCGCGGCTGTTGCGCCGGCCTGAACCACCGATCCTGACGAATTGGATCACCACGTTCATGGGCCGTGACCGCAGCTACGACATCACCGCTGCAAGAACCGATCTCGGTTACACTCCGTCTGTCAACCTGGCCGACGGACTCGCGGAGATGGCGGACTCCCTGCCACGCTGA
- a CDS encoding TetR/AcrR family transcriptional regulator yields the protein MRRHGWSGDIPRDDEEAAGRILDAARRAIDDGQPVTISTVAQSLGITRQTVYRYFPTQEALLAATALSSIDAFLDRLARQLGAISDPTQAVVEGIAYTLEQLSHDRYLRLVVEPGKASAFTAGVTSDVAIGFGRSILQRYDIDWAAEGFDGDKLDGLVEFMLRTLQSFIVDPGGPARRGDGLRAYLRDWVAPAVRARAEAPTSSGR from the coding sequence ATGCGCAGGCACGGGTGGTCGGGTGACATCCCGCGCGACGACGAGGAGGCCGCCGGCCGCATCCTGGATGCGGCTCGCCGGGCGATCGACGACGGCCAGCCCGTCACCATCTCGACCGTCGCGCAGTCCCTGGGCATCACCCGGCAGACGGTGTACCGCTACTTCCCCACCCAGGAGGCACTGCTGGCCGCGACGGCCCTGTCGTCGATCGACGCGTTCCTCGATCGACTCGCCCGGCAGCTCGGCGCCATCAGCGATCCGACCCAGGCCGTGGTCGAGGGAATCGCGTACACGCTCGAACAGCTCTCACACGACAGGTATCTGCGCCTGGTCGTGGAACCCGGCAAGGCGTCGGCCTTCACCGCGGGGGTGACGTCCGACGTGGCGATCGGCTTCGGCCGCTCCATCCTGCAGAGGTACGACATCGATTGGGCCGCAGAAGGTTTCGATGGCGACAAGCTGGACGGGCTCGTGGAGTTCATGCTCCGGACCCTGCAGTCGTTCATCGTCGATCCCGGCGGACCGGCGCGTCGGGGCGACGGGTTGCGCGCCTACCTGCGCGACTGGGTGGCCCCGGCGGTGCGTGCGCGTGCCGAGGCGCCGACCTCTTCGGGGCGCTGA
- a CDS encoding VOC family protein produces MSVGVESLHIADPAEAWARAGFSVDPDGGPDVDVCRVGGVRVRLVGRTRGTGIIGWALRGLPSESRLHDVDGIPTAISQADAPAPAAHPNGVIAIDHVVVLSPDLHRTVGALVSLGVEPRRERDTELGGRPIRQIFFRFAEVVIEVVGTPGTAGTGPATLWGITYVVADIDATAALLGQRTTPVKQAVQPGRRITTLRHHDFGMSVRTAMISPEPGR; encoded by the coding sequence GTGAGCGTGGGCGTCGAGTCGTTGCACATCGCAGATCCCGCGGAGGCGTGGGCGCGGGCCGGTTTCAGCGTCGATCCCGATGGCGGCCCAGACGTCGACGTCTGCCGGGTCGGCGGCGTGCGCGTCCGGCTGGTCGGCCGCACTCGCGGCACCGGCATCATCGGGTGGGCCCTACGCGGCCTGCCCTCCGAAAGCCGGCTGCACGACGTCGACGGGATACCGACGGCGATCTCGCAGGCGGACGCGCCCGCGCCCGCAGCGCATCCGAACGGTGTCATCGCGATCGATCACGTCGTCGTGCTGTCCCCCGACCTTCACCGCACGGTCGGGGCACTGGTATCGCTCGGCGTGGAGCCGCGCCGGGAACGTGACACCGAACTCGGCGGACGACCGATCCGCCAGATCTTCTTCCGCTTCGCCGAGGTGGTGATCGAGGTCGTCGGAACGCCGGGAACCGCGGGCACAGGTCCCGCGACGCTGTGGGGCATCACCTACGTCGTCGCCGACATCGACGCCACCGCCGCGTTGCTCGGTCAGCGCACCACGCCGGTCAAGCAGGCAGTGCAGCCGGGCCGCCGCATCACGACGCTGCGCCACCACGACTTCGGGATGTCGGTTCGGACGGCGATGATCTCGCCGGAACCCGGTCGCTGA
- the ku gene encoding non-homologous end joining protein Ku: MRSIWKGSIAFGLVNVPVKVYSATQDHDIKFHQVHAKDNGRIRYKRVCELDGEEVEYRDIARAYDSDDGQTVIISDDDIATLPEERSREIEVLEFVPAGDLDPLMFDRSYFLEPEGKSSKSYVLLAKTLMETDRVAIVNFALRNKTRLAALRVKDFSKRDVMMIHTLLWPDEIRDPDFPVLDKEVEIKPAELKMASQVVDSMTDDFNPDRYHDDYQEHLQELIQAKLEGGEAFTTEEQPTELDDTEDVSDLLARLEASVKARKEQGGSKEPAKKAPAKKAAAKKAAKKAPAKKTAAKKAAAKK; this comes from the coding sequence ATGCGATCCATTTGGAAGGGTTCGATCGCCTTCGGCCTGGTCAACGTGCCGGTGAAGGTCTACAGCGCCACCCAGGATCACGACATCAAGTTCCACCAGGTGCACGCCAAGGACAACGGCCGTATCCGCTACAAACGCGTCTGCGAACTCGACGGCGAAGAGGTCGAATACCGCGACATCGCACGGGCCTACGACTCTGACGACGGCCAGACCGTGATCATCAGCGACGACGACATCGCGACGCTGCCCGAGGAGCGCAGCCGCGAGATCGAGGTGCTCGAGTTCGTGCCCGCCGGCGACCTCGACCCGCTGATGTTCGACCGCAGCTACTTCCTGGAACCCGAGGGTAAGTCGTCGAAATCGTATGTGCTGCTGGCGAAGACGCTCATGGAGACCGATCGCGTGGCGATCGTGAACTTCGCGCTGCGCAACAAGACCCGGCTGGCCGCACTGCGCGTCAAGGACTTCAGCAAGCGCGACGTGATGATGATCCACACACTGTTGTGGCCCGACGAGATCCGTGACCCCGATTTCCCGGTGCTGGACAAAGAGGTCGAGATCAAACCCGCCGAGTTGAAAATGGCCAGCCAGGTCGTCGACTCGATGACCGACGACTTCAACCCCGACCGCTATCACGACGACTACCAGGAACATCTGCAGGAGTTGATCCAGGCCAAGCTCGAGGGCGGCGAAGCGTTCACCACCGAGGAACAGCCGACCGAACTCGACGACACCGAGGACGTGTCGGACCTCCTGGCCAGGCTCGAGGCCAGCGTGAAGGCGCGCAAGGAGCAGGGCGGCTCCAAGGAGCCTGCCAAGAAGGCGCCCGCGAAGAAGGCGGCGGCCAAGAAAGCCGCCAAGAAGGCCCCGGCGAAGAAGACCGCGGCCAAGAAGGCTGCCGCCAAGAAGTAG
- a CDS encoding serine hydrolase domain-containing protein, whose product MTVPGSRNARVRIAAAVLLTVAAVPSCRPAAPPPAVSSTSTPAATLPSPPSATSPPPVAPTPELAPIAELVTDAIAAHRLPGAVVQIGHGGKIVFRTAFGDRKLAGEPGLNGSPAAAEPMTEDTMFDLASLTKSIATAPAVMQLSEQGRIGLDDPVQTYLPDFNPHDDPRRASVTLRMLLTHTSGIAGDLSLDGPWGLDRADKADGMRRALGAWVVFEPGQLFHYSDINFILLGAIVEKLMGQSVDVYARDNIFTPLGMRDTRYLPAAKACGPHTIRGTAVVIDPNAPTARECPAGTWSTDLLTRIAPTAHDGDTPGLNPDHGYLLRGTVHDPTARRMGGATGSAGVFSTVGDVGLYAQALLDRLAGRPSGFPLTQPAAELMTTPQQPGHHPGQIEAANVKDALDLSYPAIAGQDLRGFGWDIDTAHSRPRGTVFPVGSFGHTGFTGTSLWLDPGSNTYVIVLSNVIHQPGGPPIVALSGDIATTAARALHLYGS is encoded by the coding sequence GTGACGGTGCCGGGTTCGCGCAACGCTCGGGTCCGCATCGCGGCGGCGGTGCTGCTCACGGTCGCCGCTGTGCCGTCCTGCCGACCGGCAGCGCCGCCGCCGGCGGTGAGCAGTACGTCGACCCCCGCCGCGACCCTGCCGAGCCCACCGTCGGCCACCTCACCACCGCCGGTGGCTCCCACCCCCGAACTCGCGCCGATTGCCGAACTCGTCACCGACGCGATCGCCGCGCACCGGCTGCCCGGTGCGGTCGTCCAGATCGGGCACGGCGGAAAGATCGTGTTCCGCACGGCCTTCGGTGATCGCAAGCTCGCCGGCGAACCAGGACTGAACGGATCACCGGCAGCTGCTGAGCCGATGACCGAGGACACGATGTTCGACCTGGCGTCGCTGACGAAGAGCATCGCGACGGCGCCGGCCGTCATGCAGCTGTCCGAACAGGGCCGCATCGGACTCGACGATCCTGTGCAGACCTACCTCCCGGATTTCAATCCCCATGACGACCCCCGCCGGGCAAGCGTGACACTGCGCATGTTGCTGACTCACACGTCGGGCATCGCCGGGGATCTGAGCCTGGACGGGCCGTGGGGACTGGACCGGGCCGACAAGGCCGACGGCATGCGCCGTGCGCTGGGCGCGTGGGTGGTGTTCGAGCCGGGGCAGCTGTTCCACTACTCCGACATCAACTTCATTCTTCTGGGCGCGATCGTCGAGAAGCTCATGGGTCAGTCGGTGGACGTGTACGCCAGGGACAACATCTTCACCCCCCTGGGCATGCGGGACACCCGCTACCTCCCCGCCGCCAAAGCCTGTGGCCCGCACACCATTCGGGGTACCGCCGTGGTCATCGACCCGAATGCACCCACGGCGCGCGAGTGTCCGGCGGGCACGTGGAGCACCGATCTGCTGACCCGCATCGCACCCACCGCCCACGACGGCGACACCCCGGGCCTCAACCCGGACCACGGCTACCTGCTTCGCGGCACCGTCCACGACCCGACGGCACGGCGGATGGGTGGCGCGACTGGCAGCGCCGGCGTGTTCTCCACGGTGGGTGACGTCGGCCTCTACGCGCAGGCCCTGCTCGATCGGCTCGCCGGCCGCCCGAGTGGTTTTCCCCTGACACAGCCCGCCGCCGAGCTGATGACGACCCCGCAGCAGCCCGGACACCACCCGGGCCAGATCGAGGCGGCGAACGTGAAAGATGCTCTGGATCTGAGCTATCCGGCGATAGCGGGGCAGGATCTGCGCGGCTTCGGCTGGGATATCGACACGGCCCACTCCCGCCCGCGGGGCACGGTCTTTCCGGTGGGGAGCTTCGGCCACACCGGCTTCACCGGGACGTCGCTGTGGCTGGATCCAGGGTCGAACACGTATGTGATCGTGCTGTCCAATGTGATCCATCAACCCGGTGGCCCGCCGATCGTCGCACTGAGCGGCGACATCGCCACCACGGCGGCCCGCGCCCTGCACCTCTACGGCAGCTAG